One window of the Candidatus Microbacterium colombiense genome contains the following:
- the coaE gene encoding dephospho-CoA kinase: MPLIALTGGIASGKSTIARRLAEHGAVIVDADQIVRDVQAPGTPVLQQIADEFGSELVTDDGALNRAALGALVFGHPERLARLNGIVHPAVRAESQRRFDAAFASDSDAVVVYDVPLLVEARVDDPWDLIVVAHAPAAVRLRRLVDIRGMDTDAARARIDAQVSDERRLAIADVVIDTADTLDSTHAQTDALWERIRPR; encoded by the coding sequence ATGCCCCTCATCGCACTCACCGGCGGGATCGCGTCCGGGAAGTCGACCATCGCGCGGCGACTCGCGGAACACGGAGCCGTGATCGTCGACGCCGACCAGATCGTGCGCGACGTGCAGGCGCCCGGCACTCCGGTCCTCCAGCAGATCGCCGACGAGTTCGGCTCGGAACTCGTCACGGACGACGGCGCATTGAACCGTGCGGCTCTCGGCGCCCTGGTGTTCGGGCATCCGGAGCGGCTGGCGCGGCTGAACGGGATCGTCCACCCGGCGGTGCGCGCGGAATCGCAACGACGGTTCGATGCGGCGTTCGCGTCTGATTCGGACGCCGTGGTCGTCTACGACGTGCCGTTGCTGGTGGAAGCCCGCGTGGATGATCCCTGGGACCTCATCGTCGTCGCTCACGCGCCCGCGGCGGTCCGACTGCGTCGCTTGGTGGATATCCGCGGCATGGACACCGACGCTGCCCGCGCGCGCATCGATGCGCAGGTCTCCGACGAGCGGCGGCTGGCGATCGCCGACGTGGTGATCGACACCGCGGACACTCTCGACAGCACCCATGCGCAGACGGACGCGCTGTGGGAGCGGATCCGTCCGCGGTGA
- the rpsA gene encoding 30S ribosomal protein S1 has protein sequence MTTATTAPATKQVAINDIGSAEDFLAAVEKTLKFFNDGDIIEGTIVKIDRDEVLLDVGYKTEGVIPSRELSIKHDVDPNEVVAVGDLVEALVLQKEDKEGRLILSKKRAQYERAWGDVEKIKENDGVVTGTVIEVVKGGLIVDIGLRGFLPASLIELRRVRDLTPYLGQEIEAKILELDKNRNNVVLSRRALLEQTQSESRTTFLNNLHKGQVRKGVVSSIVNFGAFVDLGGVDGLVHVSELSWKHIEHASEVVEVGQEVTVEILEVDLDRERVSLSLKATQEDPWQVFARTHAIGQVTPGKVTKLVPFGAFVRVADGIEGLVHISELSSKHVELAEQVVSVGEEVFVKVIDIDLERRRISLSLKQANESVDPNGTEFDPALYGMVAEYDDNGEYKYPEGFDAETGAWKEGFDAQREAWEQEYAAAQARWEAHKAQVTKAAEAEAAAGEDFGGQSFSSEAAGAGTLADDEALAALREKLSGGNA, from the coding sequence ATGACTACCGCAACGACCGCCCCGGCCACCAAGCAGGTCGCCATCAACGACATCGGATCTGCTGAGGACTTCCTGGCCGCGGTCGAGAAGACCCTGAAGTTCTTCAACGACGGCGACATCATCGAAGGCACGATCGTCAAGATCGACCGCGATGAGGTCCTCCTCGATGTCGGATACAAGACCGAGGGTGTCATCCCCTCGCGCGAGCTTTCGATCAAGCACGACGTCGACCCCAACGAGGTCGTCGCAGTCGGCGATCTGGTCGAGGCCCTCGTTCTCCAGAAGGAGGACAAGGAAGGCCGTCTGATCCTGTCCAAGAAGCGTGCGCAGTACGAGCGTGCGTGGGGCGACGTCGAGAAGATCAAGGAGAACGACGGAGTCGTCACCGGAACGGTCATCGAGGTCGTCAAGGGTGGACTCATCGTCGACATCGGCCTGCGTGGCTTCCTCCCGGCGTCGCTCATCGAGCTGCGTCGCGTCCGCGACCTCACGCCGTACCTCGGCCAGGAGATCGAGGCCAAGATCCTCGAGCTCGACAAGAACCGCAACAACGTCGTGCTCAGCCGCCGCGCGCTGCTCGAGCAGACGCAGTCGGAGTCGCGCACCACGTTCCTGAACAACCTGCACAAGGGTCAGGTCCGCAAGGGTGTCGTCTCGTCGATCGTCAACTTCGGTGCGTTCGTCGACCTGGGCGGCGTGGACGGCCTCGTGCACGTCTCCGAGCTGTCCTGGAAGCACATCGAGCACGCCTCCGAGGTCGTCGAGGTCGGCCAGGAGGTCACCGTCGAGATCCTCGAGGTCGACCTGGACCGCGAGCGCGTCTCCCTGTCGCTGAAGGCGACGCAGGAAGACCCGTGGCAGGTCTTCGCCCGTACCCACGCGATCGGTCAGGTCACGCCGGGTAAGGTCACCAAGCTCGTTCCGTTCGGTGCGTTCGTTCGCGTCGCAGACGGCATCGAGGGCCTCGTCCACATCTCCGAGCTCTCCAGCAAGCACGTCGAGCTGGCCGAGCAGGTCGTCTCCGTCGGCGAAGAGGTCTTCGTCAAGGTCATCGACATCGACCTGGAGCGTCGCCGCATCTCGCTGTCGCTCAAGCAGGCCAACGAGTCGGTCGACCCCAACGGCACCGAGTTCGACCCGGCCCTCTACGGCATGGTCGCGGAGTACGACGACAACGGCGAGTACAAGTACCCGGAGGGCTTCGACGCCGAGACCGGTGCGTGGAAGGAAGGCTTCGACGCCCAGCGCGAGGCATGGGAGCAGGAGTACGCTGCAGCCCAGGCTCGCTGGGAGGCGCACAAGGCTCAGGTCACCAAGGCGGCCGAGGCAGAAGCTGCAGCCGGCGAAGACTTCGGCGGCCAGTCCTTCTCCAGCGAGGCCGCAGGCGCGGGCACGCTGGCGGACGATGAAGCTCTCGCGGCGCTCCGCGAGAAGCTCTCGGGCGGCAACGCTTAA